AAGCCAGATGCCATCCACCCACACCCCGTGCTGCAGAGGAAGCTCACCGAGGCGCCGGGGGTCTCCATCGTGGACCAGGTGGGCTTGAACTCCGGGTGGGAGGGACACCCCCATCGCGGGGAAACTCTCCCAGGCACAAATCAAAAGGATGCATTTACGAGACATAAGACCAAACGTGCGAGAGCCCACAAAATCAGCCATAGAGACTGGGGAAGAGGAATCACAGCTGTCTTTGAAGACTTACAAATCCCACATCAGCTTGTCTCAGCTCCCCTAGACCAGTGCTTCTAAACCCAGGGATGAtttccgcccccgccccccgggaCACTTGGCCACCTGGAGACAGTGTCGGTTGTCACGACCAGAGTGGTGACACCACAGGCGTAGAGGGTCgaggccagagatgctgttaaacatcctagaTGAACAGGACAGGCCCCAccgcaaagaattatccagcgcAAAGGCCAGTTGTGCCACAGCTGAGAACCCCTGCCCTAGATATTGCAGGTCCGCCAGCCCCTGCTCAGGAGGGCTCACCAACCTCCCCTCCACGCCCCTCACCTTCCAGGAGGCCACTCAGTGTCTGCCCCCCACTTCAGGCAGCATCCatcctcctgggcccctcccagcGTCAAGCTGGTGGGTGAGGAAGTAAGTTGGCATTGGGTCTAGGTAGGCATTTTCCAGACTGCCTTCTACAGCAGGGGTTGCCCCCCGCgggggaccccccccccccactgcccaacctgggccacacagcaggaggtgagcagcaggcaagtgaagagaagcttcatctgcctctccccatcgctccccatcgctcacattaccgcctaaACCATCCCGCTCCGCCCCACCCTCGTCTGTGGAAAAATtctcttccacgaaaccagtccctggtgccaaaaatatTGGGGACCACTGTTGTACAGGACAGCCGTCCCTCGGTATAATATGCAGAGAAAAATGTCCCTGCTCCAGTAAATCTGAGAGACACTGGGTTTGGCAAAATTAAACGGGTAAGTGACAGCTGCAGGACTTGTCAGAGCCTTTAATTTGCTGATGTGCACTATCTCCTTTTGAGAGGCAGCATTTCCCAAGCTTATCTGACACCCTGATACTAGGGTGGAAAGGCAGGACCAGGTGGCCTTCCTCCAGTGGGCCCTCTAATTTGTGTCCCCCCTCCCAGGACCTGGATTACCTGTCCGAAGGCCTTGAAGGCCGGTGTCAAAGCCCTGTGGCCCTGCTGTTTGATGCCCTCCTGCGCCCAGACACAGACTTTGGGGGCAACGTGGAGTCTGTCCTCACCTGGAAGCACCAGAAGGAGCGAGCCATCCCCCACCTGGTCCTGGGCCGGAACCTGCCAGGGGGCGCCTGGCATGTGAGTGGGGCCCAGAAGGGGCGAGGGGACTTGAGCCAAATCTACATGaagtctgggggagggggaggggagggggaggggagggggaggggagggggaaggtccCTCCTCCTCCCTAACTCGGGTTAGGACGCTTCCATTGCCCACCTTTCCCTatgcacctccccctcccccccacccctcagcctGCCCTCCAGCCCTCAGTGGATTGGGGGCCAGCAGAAGCCTGGACTTTGGTCTCCTTTCCTCCCAGTCCATTGAAGGCTCCATGGTGACCCTGAGCCAAGGTGATTGGATGGGGCTCCCGGACCTGCAGGTCAAGGACTGGATGTGCAGGAAGCGAAGGTGAGGCTGCCCTGGAAAGCCCCAGATGGGCAGGGAAGACCTGGGCCCGACCCGACATTGAACTGGGAGCCAAAGGGCTTCGGGGCTCATCTAGCCCGCCCTTCCTCTTACTCCAGTGGGGGAAGCTGAGGTTCGGCTGGGGAAAGGACTTGCCCAGGACCACACGGGAGTGCAGAGCAGAGCTGCGGTCACCTAGGACTGCCTGTCCGGTGCGCCTGCTGCACGACCTCGACCTGGCCTCCTTGTAGCACCCCAAGCTCTAAGGAGAGGGTGACAGCCGGCCCCTGCCCCCACGCCCTGCCCCGGAGCCTCCAGCCCAGGCTCCCAGCCCTCTGGCTTCCCACGATTCTGAGCCTGGCCTGGAACAGTCTCTTTTCGTCTAGGTCAGCTAATAGgatgcacttttttaaaaaaatatttctgcattAGAAACATAACCGTGCTatagaaaactgaaaactgagcaaaaaggaaaacagctGATGCCTACCTGGCACCGCCGCATCTCGGGGGGTTCTCTTCCCATCCGGTTTCCTGCTCCATAAAGACCACACTGCACACTTCTCTCCACCCCAGAGAGACAGCAGAATCACTGAATAGATAAATTCCAGCCCCCGCTCGCCCTCGGGGCTGTGACAGGGGGCCTGTTGTCCCCACTGCTCTGGCAGCTCCGTTTCCACCCCTCTGGGGCTCACTGTCCCTTGGACACAAAGACTTTTTGTCCCTGAAAATTTGATAGGAAGACATCCAGGCTGGTGTAGTGATGTGTTAACAGACAGATGGGAACGTAAATTTAACTTGTGGTCATGCCCTTTTCTATCGGACTCTTAAAATGTAACGTTATGTCATGAGGATTTCACATGGCCATTACACAGTGTTTGCAACCATCCTTTCACATGGCCACTTAGACTCCCAAGAGACGGTGAGCATCTTCACTGAGTAATTCCTCCATACCCAGCCTTGTGCTTAGATGTTGGAGCCAAAAGCCACAACAGGTGCACTCCCGTCCTCATGGTGCTGCCACGGTTCCTAAACCCCTTCGCAGTCATGGAGCTTTCATTCTTTCCAGTGTGCCACTATTATAAAGAACCCCGGATGCAGCATCTTCTCAGGACAGTCCTTTGAAACAATTTTTACTAAAATAGAGGAGGGGAAATGACCAGCCCACAGGCATGGATTCCAGACTTCCAGTTTCAGGAGCAGACTAAACAGTTGGGTTGGTTGGAGCAGCCTTAGGGGGTGTGCTCTGAGCTCACGCTGCAATCAGGAGTTGTATTGAAGGACTGTCAAAGAGGATTCCCTTCAAGTGAGTTAATCCGTAACAAAGTGTCCACAAGTCAGGAAAAGTAACTCACCTAAGGTCACCCAGGTAGCTACAGGGAGGAGCTGAGATGATGTCAAAGTCTGTgcgtcgggcttccctggtggcgcagtggttgagagtccgcctgccgatgcaggggacacgggttcgtgccccggtccgggaagatcccacatgccgcggagcggctgggcccgtgagccatggccgctggggctgcgcgtccagagcctgtgctccgcaacgggagaggccacagcagtgagaggcccgcgtaccgcaaaaaaaaaaaaaaatgtctgtgcGTCACCCACTGGCAACGCTGGCCCTGGTCATGGCCCCAGAAAGGATTGCAATAATAGCAGtagaaataacaacaacaacagtagtAGTAatatcataataataatagtctCTGCTGCTACTGTGGGCTAAGgactatgctaagtgctttacgtgGGTTACGCTTTAACCGACTTATTTACTGAAATACAGGGACATACAGAGAACGACACAGTTCATATGCCCGCAGGTGGGTGAAATTTCTCAAAGTGGAGACACCCGCGCTTCAGCCACCCAGACTCAACAAACAGATCCCCCCCTATCCCCAGCAGCCCCCTCAGACCCCGCCCGGTCTCCACCCACTTCCTAAGAGGTAGCCACTCGCTTGACCTCTAACTCTGtagattagttttgtctgtttctgAACTTTATAAAAACGGAATCCTAccacatttatgtaaaatattctttAGTCACTTGAGGAAGTAGTAGTGGCCGACCTCATGTCACTTACTGCCCGTCATGTTCTATTCTAAAGTCTCCATTCGTATTATCTAAGCCTCTCAACAACGGCAGGGAACGGGTGCTGTCACCACGGTCATCCTCATTTTGCAAGGGAGGAGCCCAGGCAGAGGGTTCCAGGCCCAGAGCTCactggtggcagagccaggatttgaacccaggctgtctggcaCCGGAGGCCACACTCCGAACCCCACGCTAATGAGGCACCCTtatcagctccattttacagaagaggagactgaggctccgAGAGGTTAAACCACTTAACCGAGTCCTACACGTCTGGGTGGTGCAGCCACCGTCCAGCTCCAGGGCCTGACTCCAGCCTGTCCACCTCCCCTGCAGTCCGCTCTGTGACACTCACCCTCCCTCGTCCTTCCCTGCAGAGGTCTTCGCAACAGCCGGGCCACGGCCGGGGACATCGCCCACTACTATAGGGACTACGTGATCAAGAAGGGCCTGAGCCATAATTTGTGTCTGGCGCCGTGGTCACGGCCGTGGAGTGGGGGACGCCCGAGCCCAGCAGCCCCGGCGCCCGGGACCCCAGCCCCCTCTTCCAGGTGAACGGCTTCGTGACCACCGCGGACCAGAGCCAGCAGCCCTTCTCCCTATGCGCCCGCAACGTGGTCTTGGCCACTGGCACGTCTGACAGCCCAGCCCGGCTGGGCATCCCCGGGGAGGCCCTGCCCTTCGTCCATCGTGATCTGTCGGCCCTGGAGGCAGCCACACGGGCAGGCACCGTGTCCCCGTTCTCGGACCCCGTCCTCATCATCGGGGCGGGACTGTCGGCGGCCGACGCGGTCCTCTATGCCCGCCACTACAACATCCCTGTGATCCACGCCTTCCGCCGGTCCGTGGACGACCCCGGCCTGGTGTTCAACCAGCTGCCCAAGGTGCTGTACCCGGAGTACCACAAGGTGCACCAGATGATGCGGGAGCAGTCCATCCTGTCGCCCAGCCCCTACGAGGGCTACCGAAGCCTCCCCGAGCACCAGCTGCTCCTCCTCAGGGAGGACCGCCAGGCTGTGTTCCGGGACCCCCGGGGCCTCCAGAAGGTCTTCGGCATCGCCCTGGTGCTGGCCCTCATTGGCTCCCACCCTGATCTGTCCTTCCTCCCGGGCGCAGGCGCTGACCTCGCCACGGACCCCAACCAGCCACTGAGCGCCAAGAGGAACCCATTGACGTGGACCCCTTCACTTACCAGAGCATCCACCGGGAGGGCCTGTACGCCGTGGGGCCACTGGCCGGGGACAACTTTGTGAGGTTTGTGCAGGGCGGGGCCCTGGCTGTGGCCAGCTCCCTGCTGAGGAAGGAGGCCAGGAAGCCGCCCTAGCACCTGGCCTGGCATCCTTGCACCCAGGCCctaaagaggagaggagagcaccACGGCCCTGTTGGACGCAGAGCCCCATCCCAAGATGCCCCAGTGATGGAAGGGGGGCGTCTCCCGGCAGGAGACAGGAGCGGCCACGAGCCCACGCAACGGCCCTCTCAGATGAAGAGTGAGAAACCCAGGCTGCCAGGACTCAGACCAGGGTGGAAAGAGTGACCACAGGACAGGGGAGGCCCAGAGCTGTAACTGGGGGTGAGAGCTGCCGGTGTGAGCTGGGGTCACCGGGGCTAGCTGAGCACCGAGCCAGGAGGACCCCAGGCCCTGCTCTTCCCAGAACCGGGTCCCAAATAAAACCAGCGCCTGCCTGCACTCCTGTGTCTGAGGACTCTGTGCTTGGGGAGGGGGCCAGGTGCCCAGGACCTGCTCTGGGAGCTGGGGAGtagggggggggggggagaagcaCAGGGCCTGGTGGGAGAACGTCCTTGGGCTGGGGGGTTGGGAGTCAATGGATGGTGCCCCAAGAGGAAGGGCAGCTGAGTGGGAGCAGAGGAGACAGCAGCTGTGTTTGAGGAATGGGTGCTGGGGAGGCTTTCCTGCTCTGCCCACCCCTCCAGTCTAGTCCCaccctctcccactctccctccagccacactgTCTCCTTTCAGTTGGCCCTTCATGTTCCCCACACTTGcacctgccacagggcctttgcacgggaTAGTCTCTAGCAGAGGGcactttcccctcctctctttaACTCCTCTTCCTTCCACTCTCAGAGCATAAGGCTCATTTCCTGTAGGAAGCCTCTTCTGACACAATACCCCTCCATGGCCTAAAGGCAAATTCCCCTCTCATGGCCCAAGGTGCCACCTCTTCATAACAGTTCAGTTTTAATTGTTCATTTATCCGTGGAATCATTCCAGTATCTGGCTCCGCCCACTTGGATGTAAGCTCAAGGAGGCCAAGGAACTCGTCTGTTTTCCCTGTCCTTGGAACCCAGTGCCAGCACCAGGCCTAGCACCTAGCAGGTGCTCGTTTAATTCTTTGGGtcggtgggtggatggatgcggGGAGTGAGGGGAAGGGGGTGTTCCGGAGTGAAGACGGGTTCTGGGCGTTGTTCAACAGGCGGGTGAGGGCTCACCGGGCGTGcacctggaggaagggaagagtgaGTACCAGCGGAGTGGTGGGGGGAGACCCCCCGTGCGTGGGCGCTGatagccggagccggagccggcAGAGGGCGCTCCGGGCTCGCCGGACACCGCGCTCCGGCCCCTGCGGCGGTGCCAAGGCGGGGCGGGGCACCTTCCGAAGGTGGGGGCAGCCCCCAGGGACGCACCCCCGCAGCCAGACCCCCAGGACCCCGCGCCTGTTGGGTAGCGTCCAGCCGCCGCGCCCGGccgcggggggtgggggctgtgGCCACGGGGCACGTGGCTCGGGGTCCGGGCGGTGcggcccctcccccactcccgtCCCCGAGCGCCGGCCAGTCCCCGCGCGGCCGCGGCCgcgggggcagagggagggagggcaggagggcggGGCGCACGGGCGGCGCCGGGGAAGGGGTCGCGCGGGGGCGGTCCGCGGGCCGGGCGGGGGTCGGCGGGCTTCcgggcggtggcggcggcggcgggcgcggcGCGATGTGCGAGCGGGCGGCGCGCCTGTGCAGGGCCGGCGCGCACAGGCTGCTCCGGGAGCCGCCGCCGCAGGGCCGGGCGCTGGGCGGGCTGCTGCGCTGGGTGGGCGCCAGGATGGGCGAGCCCCGGGCGCCGCTGGCCCCCGCAGTCCCCGCAGCGGGACCCCGGCCCCAGCCCGGGCCCCGCCTCGCCGCGCGGGGGCACCGCGGTCATCCTGGACGTGAGTACGCGCCGGCCGGGACCCCGAGCCCCTCCTCCGTCCCCGCCTGGACCTGCGAGGCCCCCTTCTCCCTGGGTAGGgaccccccttcccctccccctcggcGGCCCGGAGCAGGACTCGCACCGGCCCCTCCGCGTCCCAGAGCGCGGCCCCCTGCCCCTCTACCTCCCGGCGGGTCTCCATGCGAATCCTGTCTCGTCCCTGGACCGGGACGACCCCTTCCTCCCCGTCCCCTCCCTCCACTTCTGGGGATCTACACGTTCTCAGAGCCGGGAGCCTGGAGCCCCTCGACACGGCCACCGCCCCCCTACTTTTGTTCTAGCCAAACCCTCATCTTTTTCCCATCCCGGCACTTCATCCTTAACCCCCATCCCTTGCCGGGATGGGAGCCTCTGGCCGCTTccggccccctcctcctctccatcccgATTCCTGCCCCAGTCGTTACTTTTCTAAGACCACCTccccgcaacacacacacacacatacacgcacacaggcacacacgcacAACCCCTAGGTCCGGGGCCACCTTTCTTGTCCTGGCTGTAGACCCTAAGCCCTTGTATTCTCTACCCTAAATACCCTTCCCCCCAGGCACCACCTCTTTAAAAGTGAGGCCCCCTCCGCACCTCTGTCTTCCCCTCTTCTGTCAGCAGAGGCGGAGCCATCCCCCGTCCTCCCTGAGCCTGGACCCCTCTGGGGACCCCTATCCACTCTGAGGCCCGtcattcccttccccaccctccctccctcacctcacccccaTCCATCCCCTCCGGGGCCCCACCTCgccctcccacccactccccaccGTAGGAGGGAGATTCTACAGGATGGATGTCCCCGGTAGAGTgctggggggaggtggagggagctTTGCCCCCCAAGGGACAGCATGGCAGTGGAGTGTGCCTGTCCCAGTGAGGGTGTCCTGTGTGGTGGGTGACCGCGGGCAGGGGTGCCTCTCTTGTGCATCGTGGGTTtctgggaggtgtgtgtgtgtgtgtgtgtgtgtgtgtgtgtgtgtcacacatCGTTGTGAGTGGGGAGAGCGTGGATTtccactctccccttcctccgGGAGCCCCCCCTTCCTCCTGGAGCCCATAGCTGGCTCTGGACGGAAAGGgctgggcagggaagggggatCTGTGCGGTGAGTGCCTGTGGCTCAGTGCCCCCCGAAACAGGCTCACACACAGCCCGACACGCACTTGCACAGCTGAACCCTCTCAAAGCCCCAGCAGCGTTCACAGCTGAGAGTCCTGGGCCACCCTTGCAGGGAAGACCTGTCCAGACCTCTCCTGGTTCTCACAGGACTGGAGGTGGGCTCTGGAGTCCTCGCATGCTGGCCATGAGCTggctctgagcctccatttcctcatctgtgaaatgggctgaTGAGCAGGCATGGGGGCCACATCACATGGTCGTGTCAGCCACTTGTTTAACGCTCAGGCCGGCACGGGCACCTGAAGGTGGGACCCCCGCCTCCGGGAACCTTGCGGAGCAGGCGTGTGGGGTGCTCAGGCTGGGGTTCTGATAACTgctcccttctctgcctcagcCACAGTGGCTACTGCCCCGTGCCGAGGACTCAGGGTTCAGCTAAAGGAAGGGGAGATGTTTGAGAAGCCTTCCTGAGCTGCTGCTTTGGTTTGTCACAGCCCCAGGTGCTTGCTGATGGATGCCTGCCCCGTTGCTTGGAGGGTGGGCCTAGGGGGCTCTGTCCTTGAAGGTGTGATGGTCACCCAGGGGggccctgcctctcctccttccATCAGCAAGGCTTACTAGGTCCCAAAAACACCAGGAGGAGGAGTCATCTGGGTTCAGCTGAGGCTGGAGGGGATGGggttgccccccccccccccccttcccgCGGCAGCCGGCAGCGGAACTCTGCACCAGATTCCTGAGCTGCTGGCAGCCTGCTCCTAcccgctcccccaccccccaaataatCCAGTTCTGCCCTGGCTGATCTAGTCATCAGGCCTCGAGGTTCCCTTAGCAGACACCTCTGTTCAGACTTAACCCAGCCTCCCTGGAGGAAACCAGGCTCCCGAGGGGTCCTGGAGGGGGGGATGTATAAGGCCAGTGGCTGCATCCATGGGACAGGAATTCTGAGTGTGCGACTTGAGCGTCCAACAGGGCGTGCAGCCCATAGACCCACAGTCCTGGAAGCACACACGCAAGCACGTGATGGGTGTGAGCGTGTCCACGCGCATGTGTGCGTGTGTCAGCGTGGCCGTGGGCAGGCTGCCGGCACAGGAGGGAGAGTGGGCAGCTGCTTCCGCGCAGGCGGCGGGAGGACCTCTGCCTGAAACGCCCTCCCGCCCCTGGATCCCAGCCAGGGTGTCTtccccagggagggagaagggggcccAGCTTCCCCAGACCA
Above is a window of Phocoena sinus isolate mPhoSin1 chromosome 19, mPhoSin1.pri, whole genome shotgun sequence DNA encoding:
- the OSGIN1 gene encoding LOW QUALITY PROTEIN: oxidative stress-induced growth inhibitor 1 (The sequence of the model RefSeq protein was modified relative to this genomic sequence to represent the inferred CDS: inserted 2 bases in 2 codons); this translates as MSNGWKDHLGASSSEPLPVVIIGNGPSGICLSYLLSGYNPYVKPDAIHPHPVLQRKLTEAPGVSIVDQDLDYLSEGLEGRCQSPVALLFDALLRPDTDFGGNVESVLTWKHQKERAIPHLVLGRNLPGGAWHSIEGSMVTLSQGDWMGLPDLQVKDWMCRKRRGLRNSRATAGDIAHYYRDYVIKKGLSHXFVSGAVVTAVEWGTPEPSSPGARDPSPLFQVNGFVTTADQSQQPFSLCARNVVLATGTSDSPARLGIPGEALPFVHRDLSALEAATRAGTVSPFSDPVLIIGAGLSAADAVLYARHYNIPVIHAFRRSVDDPGLVFNQLPKVLYPEYHKVHQMMREQSILSPSPYEGYRSLPEHQLLLLREDRQAVFRDPRGLQKVFGIALVLALIGSHPDLSFLPGAGADLATDPNQPLSAKRNPXDVDPFTYQSIHREGLYAVGPLAGDNFVRFVQGGALAVASSLLRKEARKPP